The DNA window GCCTTCCTTCAGGCTCTTGAAGCCCTGGACCTGGATCGCGCGGAAGTGCACGAACACGTCCTCGCCGTTTTCACGGCTGATGAAGCCAAACCCCTTGGCGTCATTGAACCACTTGACGGTCCCGGTTTCTTTCGCGGACATCGCTACTCTCTCCTTGAAACGTGGTGTTGTTAACGCGACTGGACTCGCGTGCTGGTTGCAAGGAGGAAGCGAGGTGCAACGATGTAGCGGATCGACGGATCAACCGCATCGGGCCACGATTCACGGTGACCCTTGGCAAACGCAGCGACCGCAACGTACCCCGACATCGGTGAAAATGCAAACCGGCCGGACACCCCGTCCGCACAGGGAATAAGCATGGATTTGCAGACACTTTATTACATATTGGCCGCCGTCCTGGTGGTGATCGGAATCGTCGGCACGGTGCTCCCGGCCCTGCCCGGCCTGCCCCTGGTCTTCGTCGGCATGGCCCTGGCCGCCTGGGCCTCGGATTTCGAGAAAGTCGGCTGGGTCACCCTGGTCGTCCTGGGCCTGCTGACCGCGCTGTCCCTGGGGATCGACTTCCTCGCCACGG is part of the Lysobacter firmicutimachus genome and encodes:
- a CDS encoding cold-shock protein, giving the protein MSAKETGTVKWFNDAKGFGFISRENGEDVFVHFRAIQVQGFKSLKEGQKVSFNVVQGQKGLQADAVEPI